The DNA sequence AAATTTTGAAGGGAATGTGAAAATAAGCCAAAAATTCAATGTCCAAAAAGCAACCAAAATAATCAGGAAATAGCCCATTAATCTAGAAAATGGGCCAATATTAAATGATAAGGCACTGaaaccccaaaaaaaaaaaaaagagtatgaAAAGacgaaaatgaaagaaaatggatTCGGCATCTAAGTTAATCAAGTGGTTGATCACTCCCCCATAATGCATCAAACGAGTGAAACATGCTTAGTGAATCTCTATCTAACCCAATTATTCTAATCAGTCTTCATAGAAAACAATTCCATCACAACAGCACTTTTGCGCAATTTATTCAATACTCTGAGTTGAGACCGTGATTCAGATATTTGTTTTCaagattttattttacttttttaattaatatgcTAATTCACCTACCGCGCGCAACCCCACCAACCTTTAGACTTAGGAGAGTAATGGAAATTGGTAACCTAACTTTAATTTTCCATAGTGTGGATAATGAAAAACCCAATCCATCTACTTTTCTATATACCACATATCACAATTCATCTGTTCATAGTAAAATTGTCATTATTGATGCCCACGTCACCAGCGCCTAACTCACTCTCAAGTCTCACCCCATATTAAGCCGCTAAGTAAACATTTGAGAAAAATATCTTTGaaagttattttaaatttagaataGTAAAATTCCAATTCTATTAAAACAATATTTGTTACCACATACTGTGTATTCCAAATTTGACTCATTTGTTTTCCCCTGAGGCTACGCATAGTATATTGTAATCAGCACATTCAACATGCTTCCTATATAATTGAACTTTCCTTGCGGGTAGAGTCGGGTGcatgacttttttttttgtaaagacttaaaataattattaaattaattatttaaattatttatttaatatatttgttatttaaaGAATAATGTTGTAAGAatttagaattagaaaaaaaagtaataaaatatttatctttgttagttattttaattttatcaagaatttatgattatattatttataattttatgttaaatttttttaaaattttattatttttaatttgaatttaaatttatttttatttttttattttattaatatgtatgaaatatagaatgattgaattttatatttatttaaaaaaatttgattttcttacAAATAGAGTCGGGTAGGATAGAATTGGGTTGAGAACTTTTGGATGCGAGTAGAATTAGGGTTAAAAGATTCTCAACCCGCATCTCTCAACCCACATGTAGAGTAGGGTTAAGTTTTAAAAAGTTTTCAACTCTCGGATAGGATTAGGGTAGAGTCCAAATCCTATCTATTGCCAACCCTAAACACGAATAatgttttattaaatattagttatttttatttttttattaaaaagattGGCTTTTGGCTTCTTAATATTTTCCTTAAATaattcttataaaaattttacaaatgCCTCACTTATTTATCTATTCTTTTTAAAGTAAAGacatttttcaatattttttcacaaaaattTGCTGATTGTTTATTACATTCTGATTGTATAGTTAATATTACTAACACTAGCAATTTTCCTTGCCAAAAGTTCTGGTACATATATCGTACATAAAGGGTAGATCTGAATCTGAGAAAgatgatatttttctttttaattggatCTGCCAAACCTCAATAATGAAAAATTGTTGCTTGATGATAAAGAAAGTTTGCACGGTATAGCAACGAAATTAGTATTCAACAATTTTATATAATcagtaaatattattatttttagttagtaataatttgtatttatatttataaaaattttatatatttaatacaatttatatttatattttttaaaaattagacatataaattaataaatttatttattaaaaataattaaatatttatcctaatcaaatgataataaaaaatactaaaaattattgaattcaccaaatttttcattaatatttaactgaagaaatttgCGGCTCCCCTTATTGCTCTTCTCACCGACAGCACCAAAATATTAGGACTATTTTTTTGGGACATACAGGAGTCACAGGACAATCAACTACTTTATGTgtgatgaaattttttattattttcaaacatctcttaaaaaatggaaaagaataAATTCAAATACTATTGCAATATGGGAATGTCTATTGTTCTCCCAAACTAGATGTAGGACTGCTTAATATGAACTTTGAAAAGGATTAGCTTGTTTTGCTTAAAAAAGTGCATATATGGGAGATTAATGAAGAATTGAGAGGATTTGCACTTACATAAGGGAGAAAACCAAACGTTTTCCCTTCTCTAAAATGATATattattctcttatttttctatcatgtatggaagggaggtcttatggaaggttttagaaaagaggagagtaaggatcgcatatattcgggcaattaaagacatgtatgatggggccacaactagtgtgaagactcaaggtggtgtgacagagaaattccctattggtataggattacaccagggatcatccttaagtccataccttttcacattagtcttggaagtactcacagagcacatccaagaacctgtgccatggtgcatgctttttgccgatgatatcgtccttatgggagagtcaagggaagacctaaataagaagttggagttatggagagaagctctagaagtgtataGTCTGTGCATAAGCTGtaacaagacggaatatatggaatgtaagttcagtctgagaagggaaaactccaatatagaggtgaagattggagaaaatatcctacgaaaagttaaaagttttaagtatcttgggtgcatcatacaggataatggagagattgaacaggatgtaaatcataggatccaagcaggttggtcaaaatggcggagtgcatctgattttatatgcgacaaaaaagtgcctttaaaacttaaaggtaaattctatcgcaccgctataagaccggctatgctgtatggtacggagtgttgggcggctaaaggggagcacgaacataagctgagtgtggcagagatgaagatgttgagatggatgagtggtcatacgcgattggataaaataaggaatgaagatataagggagagagttggagtagcacccattgtggaaaagatggttgaatcgcgtctcaggtggtttggacatgtgggaagaagaccgataaaacatccagtcaggagggtggatgagatggaagatggacaaagagcgaaaggtagaggaagacctaagaagaccatccgtgaggtggtcaaacgagatctatatgtaaacggtctctctgtagacatatacatgacagagcacaatggcattgtttgattcatgtagccgaccccacttagtgggacaaggctttgttgttgttgttgtttgttaTTGGTTAAATTGggattcataaaaaaaaaaaaaaaaaaaaaaaaaaaaaaaaagagattttcAGTTGAAAAACAAAGAGTTTACCAGGAAATGGATcctctccatttttttttaaaacttgagagaataaagtgtgatctctcacctttAATTCTACAAGTGGGATCAAAATTAAATAGGAGAGAGAGAGCAATGAAGGGTGAGATTCTCCACTGAATACCATCCAGTTTTTTTTCCACGGGAGAGGATCCACTCCCGAGTTTACCATATTCAAATGTAAATTTGGAAGTACAAAAAAACCAAACACTTAAAAGCTAATAAAAACTTGgctaaaaaatcttaaaaggcACAGCAACTCCCATGACGTACTTCCTTTGCCCACTCACCTTCATTGAGTTTTTGACGATTTATTCAGAGTTCAACATGAATAAACTAGTCTCAGCAATTTAAATTGGTTTGACACATCAATTAAATCAAGGGAACAAAAATATAACGAACCCCTTTTTCTTTCGCTTACCTATCTCTTCCTTGCTTGATGCATCGTAACGGTGTTCAGGTATTGTATCATATCTCTTCAACAAAACATACATTAACATTTGCCATATATATTCGACATTAACGTACATTTTTCATATACTAGAAAGATTGTTTTATGGACTAATCTTTGGCGGAAACTAATTGAGAACTCAACATTTATGCACcgagtaaagaaaaaaaaaatgcaagggCAAAGAAAATcttttgttcattttttttttcttattttcttttgatATATTGAAAAAGTGGATCGAAACACGGATATATGAGCTACTAAAGAAGAATGAACACAACCCCTCCAACCCGCAGCCTTATTCAAAACCAAACCCATTTGTTCTCTTTTCAGAGAAAGCAATGGAGATTCTACCCATCCCTCTTAACCTTCCCCTCTGAAACAACACAAGAAACCCTACTAGAATTAGAAGACTACCACCCATCTAACCACAAATCCGAAATGTGTAACAATGAAAGTCTCCAAAATGCAAAATGAAACAATCAAATTCGATCCACAAAACAtcgttttttttccttttcttctctcAACAAATCTTGATCTTCTTCCTTAGTACCTGTAATGAGGAGGCTTGTATGGACCCTCCACTGGAACACTGATGTAATCAGCTTGTGATTGGGAAAGCTTGGTGAGCTTGGCTCCAAGCTTGCCAAGGTGGAGTGCGGCCACCTTCTCATCAAGGTGCTTGGGCAAAACATACACCTTCTTCTCATATTTGCCACTGCTCTTCTCCGTCCACAACTCAAGCTGTGCAATGACCTGGTTGGTGAATGAGCAAGACATCACGAAACTTGGGTGTCCGGTGGCACAACCCAAGTTCATCAAACGACCCTCGGCCAAGACAATGATGCCACTGTTGGTCTCGGGGAACACCCATCTATCGGTTTGGGGCTTGATGGTGATGCGCTTCACGCCAGGGTATGTCTCAAGACCGTGCATGTCGATCTCATTGTCAAAGTGTCCAATGTTGCAGACAATGGCATTGTTCTTCATCTTCCTCATGTGGTCAACCATGATGATGTCCTTGTTACCGGTGGTGGTGACGAAGATATCAGCCTCAGAGACAACATCCTCAAGGGTCAAGACCTGAAGACCTTCCATAAGAGCCTGTAGGGCGCAAATTGGATCGATCTCAGTCACAATGACGCGAGCACCAGCCTGTTTCAAGGCAGCAGCACAACCCTTGCCGACATCTCCGTAACCGGCGACAACGGCAACCTTTCCGGCAATCATGACATCAGTGGCCCTCATGAGACCATCGGGGAGGGAGTGGCGGCACCCATACAAGTTGTCAAACTGTCACAAACCATGAATCAAAGAAACTCCGTTAGATTCACAAACCAGAGAAAATGACACATAAAAAGCACATTCATGTTACTACTCAATAGATCCAGTGACCCACTCGGTTGTTTTCAACAACTGTCCCTTTAATtcaatattattaaattaaatgacACACAAATCAACAGCTAAAATCTAAACCTCTTTGAGGACATTTATCAAACAGCTAACAGATCCAAAATAGTTGTATCTTAAACATCACATAACTGAAGAAATATCATCACATACTAACAGATCTGACTTCAATTAAAAACCAAAGCACACCAAAACCCCCAGatccaaaccctaaaccccaaatgGCACGAAAACTAGAAGTAGATCTGAatccaaaaattcaaaaa is a window from the Arachis stenosperma cultivar V10309 chromosome 3, arast.V10309.gnm1.PFL2, whole genome shotgun sequence genome containing:
- the LOC130966531 gene encoding adenosylhomocysteinase, with amino-acid sequence MSLSVEKTTSGREYKVKDLSQADFGRLEIELAEVEMPGLMACRTEFGPSQPFKGARITGSLHMTIQTAVLIETLTALGAEVRWCSCNIFSTQDHAAAAIARDSAAVFAWKGETLQEYWWCTERALDWGPTGGPDLIVDDGGDATLLIHEGVKAEELYEKTGQLPDPASTDNAEFQIVLTIIRDGLKTDPQRYRRMKERLVGVSEETTTGVKRLYQMQANGTLLFPAINVNDSVTKSKFDNLYGCRHSLPDGLMRATDVMIAGKVAVVAGYGDVGKGCAAALKQAGARVIVTEIDPICALQALMEGLQVLTLEDVVSEADIFVTTTGNKDIIMVDHMRKMKNNAIVCNIGHFDNEIDMHGLETYPGVKRITIKPQTDRWVFPETNSGIIVLAEGRLMNLGCATGHPSFVMSCSFTNQVIAQLELWTEKSSGKYEKKVYVLPKHLDEKVAALHLGKLGAKLTKLSQSQADYISVPVEGPYKPPHYRY